The region GGTTACATGCAACAAGAGTGAATTGATACTGGAGTCTTGGAGATAGAGAGCCAATGGGGAATGCAGTTCAAATTTGTTAAGAGTTGCAGTTTATTCTGAGTGATTTGGAAGAAAGACAGACTGGTTGTTTCCTGTAGATGAAGCCACGTTTGTGTAATATGGTTGACTCACCAGAAAAATCCCTCATGCAAAAAATGGAGAAGCCAAACCCCCACCCTAACTCATACAGCTGCACCGTGAAACCGTTGTTGCTTTTCTTACAACGTCTCACCTGCTTGTGGCTCTGACTCAAATTATACATGTATCATTTTGAAAAGGTCAACCTGGTGCAGCTTTTTTTGTACATTCAGgtgtttttttgtacattttgtacatgtatttaatgcttttttttaatgcattgaCACCCCCCCCCAAGACTGGAAAGTCAACTGGTGCCCCATAGATCTCCCCTCTGTTTAACGCACAGCTGTCACTGCCTGGAGACACGCCAGCAAACATCTGAGCCCTCGGTGCGGCTGCTGGTGTGTGACAGCTACTGTCGGTCCAGAGCTGCACCAACTGCAGTAATCTGGTCTGATTCAGCTTTTCACCATAATTGCTTTTGCATTCTCTCCAAAGCAGCAGTATGTCAAAAGATATTCACTCactcagtggatatttaaataaaacagtGTTCTAAGTTTGCTGGATAAAAGTATTTGTTCATAATCccataaaaaattaattaaagcaagatttttttttattgaatcagagaagagaattaaaaaaaaagtaaacttgAGTATTTTACTTGTAGTTTAGGACATGAAAAACGGTGCAACCAACAGTAAAAACTGCAGTCAGACTTAACTTTAACATCAAGGTGACGATAGAAGTTCAAacgtctctttttaaaaacgatTCCTGTGATGGTTCTGACTTTGAACCGGTTGATTGTGCGGCACAAAACTTCAAACGTTCTGATGAAGCAACCTTAGAGGAGGTTCTCCATCTGTATATTCTATATATTTGGGCTATGGTCATTTTTCTGAAACCGTTGTCCCCAACCAAAGTAAATGAGTGATCATCACAATTGTCCCACATAATTTATTAACTTTCTCTTTTGCCTCCTTAGCTTTTGTCAGCTTCTTCAGATTACTACCATTGGATATTTTGAACTTGCAGTGTCACGATGCATTTACTGACTAGAAAACCTCTGTTTACAATCTGCTAACCACTAGTCAAAGCTGGTGAACCTCAAAAATAACGTGATTCTAGTCACAAACTAAGTGATTGGTGTATcttttcactgcacatttagcCTTTCGAGAAACCTTAGTGACTGCTTCTGGAAAGTATTTTGTGACTCAAGTCCTTTTATGTGTGCCTCCGTGTCTTGGTATATCTGTAGAGAATAAAATCCATCCACCAAGAGCGCACACACTGACAGCACCGCTGCAGATGTCGCCGGTCAACAGGTGGACGTGTCATGCAGCACATGGGGACAATGGCAGCATTCTTGAGTGCCTTCTCTCACATTAGCACATCCACACGTGGTCAATTGAATTCAAAACTTTTCTAATCTGTGAAGAAGTCAGTTGCCTAAACCTGTTAGCTAAATCAGCTCACTAGCCTCATGTGTGCCTGTGCAACAAAGAGCTCTTTGTTGCCAAAGTGTTTGTGGCCCAAAGAAGGAGGGTGTGAGACTACACCGAGAGGTGAGGTCGCGACCAGACGGAACAGATTACCCAGTAAAATCAAGGATCGGGTTGAAATCTCACACCTTGTTACCTTTCACAACACAGGGTTTTGGTGAGGCAGGATTGTGAGAGGAAGGATTGACAAGCCTTCTcctcgtctgtgaggatttgtGTGTCTTGATTCTCTGGTAGGAATTCAAGGGGGCTTCCAATTTGCACAACAATTAGGTGTTTTCTCCAGTCTTGTGACTTTCGCTTTTGCCATTTgggccatttaaaaaaaaaaaaaaaaaacaagaaagtaaTGGTGCACTGTTAATTCGTCTTGCAGTCCAAAGGTCATGCGTGTGACTATGATTCAAAGATCCCGCTTAGAAGCGCATGATGCATTACAGCTACAGCCAGGTAATCCTGGGCTTGTTTGGAGGACTCGAGTGCTAAGCTGTGGAACGAAAGAGGCAAAGAGATGGACGGCTTGAGAGGGGGAGGAGAGGTCATTGAGTGATTTCAGGGACTTCCTGACGCTTGGCAGGCAGCGGGCCGAGAACCAATCAGCCTCCACTCCTGTTCGCCCACACACAATCAAGCCCCTCTTTGAGTGCTTGGGAAAGTGTGAGGGGGGTGCTTTGTTCCTGCACTTGAGGATTGTTGGCACATTTACGACACGGGAGGCTTCAACAAACCCCTATTCACTCCACTTTGCCAGCATTTGTTTCACGGCCTTGGCTTGTCCTTCACAATACGTTTTGAACAAATCAAATGGATGGGCTGGATAGGTAGGACCACGCAGCGTTTCACTTGGATGAAAAGGAGGCTAACTCCACAGCGGATATGAGACTATGAGACTATGAGACATGCCTCTGTTCTGATTTACCCAAAACGTTTGTTCTCCAGGCCAAAAGGAAGCTGGATCTAGAAGACCCTCTGTACCTGCCGGAGTTCCGCACACCTAAAGGCAAAGGCAGCCTTGCAGCGAGGATACCCAGCCCCCTGAGTGAGTAGGCTTCCTACATCAAGGGTGGGGAGAATGATTATTGTTGTGAGTTTCACTGGTAGTAGAGGTGAGTACAATACAGTCAAGGTTAGGGCTGCACTTGCTCCAACTTCAGAGGGACCGCggtgcagaaaaagaaaaagctaaaaTTAGTGGTATTGACCCATAATAGTGAGCCACGGGGAGGTGAAGTCCAGGTCAGGTGTATTCAGGTGATATGATAGAGCCGTGTGGAGGATTCCTCAGTGGAATAAGATTACAGAAGGTTGCAAGGTGTCTTTAAAGGCTGTCCAGTGTAGGTCCCAGTCCCAGAGAGGAAAGCAGTGAGTGAATGTTTCAGAAATCTGTTGTTGTTGTCACGAATGCTCTGGACATTGCTGGCAGGACTATAACTGCTTTGAGATTTAAAATACCTTGATCTATATCtgtagtacgacggagtattagggccaaactaagacaaaaaaaaaaaaaggaaattacgagaataaagtcgtaaaattacgagaataaagtcataatgttgcgagaataaagtaataatgttgcgagaataaagtcgaaacattacgagaataaagtcgaaacattacgagaataaagtcgtaacattacgagaataaagttgtaacattacgagaataaagtcgaaacattacgagaataaagtcgcaacattacgagaataaagtcgtaacattacgagaataaagtcgcaacattacgagaataaagtcgtaacattacgagaataaagttgtaacattacgagaataaagtcgaaacattacgagaataaagtcgtagcattacgagaataaagtcgaaacattacgagaataaagttgtaacattacgagaataaagtcgaaacattatgagaataaagtcgtagcattacgagaataaagtcgaaacattacgagaataaagtcgtaacattacgagaataaagttgtaacattacgagaataaagtcgaaacattacgagaataaagtcataacattacgagaataaagtcgtaatattacatatattataaatatataaatataacttcacaagatgctcaatattcaacattttaacacactgttcctgttagagttctcataaattaccactttattcttgtaatattactttattctcataaattacgactttattctcgtaatgttacgactttattctcgtaatattacgactttattctcgcaacattatgacttcattctcgtaattttacgactttattctcgtaatttccaatttttttttgtcttagtttggccctaatactccgtcgtactgtaGATTTGATATCGAGAGGAAATAATATCAGTGCTTGAAAGATTAGTTGGATATTGCGATTCAAGTGTCAATTGTAAAATACAGTATTACTCACATTCAGGTACAAATAACTGTCAATGCGACGTACTGCATCATTTTGTTTTGGTATTAGACGCTTGTCAACAGCCTGGATGACTAGTTCAAGAAGTGTTTGTCAATATCAGATGATAAGCTGAATGAATATGAAAACGAATGCATAAAAATGAGAACTGTGTGCATGAAGCGCAGGTCTATATGGTTTTCTTCTGTCTTTATGAGCTAATTGTTTGTATCGTTGCTCTCAGCTCCAAAGTCTCCCGGCGAGAGGACGCGGTACGACACCTCGCTGGGCCTGTTGACAAAGAAATTTGTGGGACTGATTGCCGAGTCTCCCGACGGAGTTCTGGATCTGAACTGGGCCACTGAAATCCTGGAAGTCCAGAAGCGACGCATCTATGACATCACAAACGTCCTGGAGGGAGTGCAGCTCATTCGGAAGAAGTCCAAGAACAACATCCAGTGGCTGTAAGTCCCAATACAGACCTATCAAGGAAGTGTTAggaaattaggtcattttgggAAGAGGTCTGTGAAAAATGTAAACATAAAGGTTTAAGTGACCCGAAAGTTAGATTTTAATAAGCGAAAGCTTTATAGGGACTCAGTGAAGTATAGCAGTATGGTGGTCATCAGGTTTTACCATACTCCTGCTCAGCagctttaaaaatgaaaagtcacACTTTCCATTTTCCATACACCATTGCAatgattttttgttgttttctttagaCTAACTACTGTACATAAGTCATAATGATCTGAAATATTACGACACAATGTGAAAAACAAACTGTAACACTACAAATTCTTAGGTAATATGACTTATTTGATTTACTATCAAATCTTGCACAAATGCACATCTTGACTCTACATGACGGTTACTGGCATGTCTGAGTTGAGAAACTTTCATTATTGGATTATGGAGCACCGCCAGATAAACCAGAGGAACATAATAGACAACCACCAgcaaaagtacataaataaatatgtacTAATCTAATATGTAGTAATTTAGAGGCGCAGACCAAGTCTATGCAGCATGGATCAGGCAATCCTACTACAAATGACCAGAAAGACAATACTTGCACAATTTAACTCCAGAAACTGTGCCAAGAACTTTAGAGTTGGCACAGAGTCTAATTCTCAGATTTCTTTCACAGTTTCTGTGAAATATTGGATGTTGGGAAGTACAATTGCATAATCTCAGCAGCTAGGAGTGAAAAAAGTGCTTCCTCTTTTATACACAGTATCAAGcgacttcttttttattttaaagagtAAAGAAATGCGTATTTATTGTACCGGTATTCAAAGAATGGGACATGATGAGGTCAAGACATTTAAAAAGTAAGAATACATCTCAAGTATTTCTAGCTGTGACAAATGTTACAACTATGAACTAGTCAAGTATGTTGCCTAACTCGTATCCAAAAGAGCATTGATACGGGGTATTTTAAAGATAGCGGAAGTGTAACCCTTTCAGGACAGAGCACtggaaaaattttaaaaagttttcaaaaaatgACTGAACATCCCTTCAGTAATTGCCACTTTGTTGGCATGAAGATGTGAATCTGGGTAAACTTGCATGGGCTTCCTGCTGCAGGGCCGAACATCACAGGATCTGTGTCGGTCTCTCATGTATTTTGCTcggtttttaaatctttattgcAATACATTAAGAGAAATGCAGTACATTCACAAATATGGAGTTTTATTTCTGGTATAAAGtatttcatttcagctccaCTGTAGTCTGATATTACACCAGAAACAATAAAAATTTGAGTTAAGAGATTCAATATTGGATGGCTTTAGAAAATGTAGACACTTGCATTCTTTTAAAATGCCTTTCTTTCTTATATTCTTTTACGGAGATGTTTCAAGTTGTTCGTCAATACAGTCTAGGGTTTATATTTGGACGTGGACGAGTTCAAGCAGTCCAAAGCATTGTTGtaattgtgtttctgcagggtGGGAGATGTGTTTGAAGGAGGTTCCAGCGGAGGAGAGAAGGCCTGTGCCCTGAGGAGAGAGCTGGGAGAGCTGGAACGAGCAGAGAGGTCTCTGGATGACCTGATTCAATCCAGCACCGCTCAGCTCAAACAGCTCACAGAGTACAAGGACAACCAAAGATATCCTTTACACACACGCTTTTCTGCCTGTCTTCTGCGTTTCGTCAAACAAGTACACACACAGTTCATTTCTCCTTGACCCCACACTGCACATTGGGCTACGTGACGTACCAGGATATCCGCTCCATCGCCAGCCTAAGGGACCAGACGGTGATTGCGGTTAAGGCCCCTGCAGAGACAAAGCTGGAGGTGCCAGACAACGCAGGGGTGAGACTGTCTGAatttaaatgttcttgtttCCTATTTTCAGTAGAAtcttttgtataattttgtaataatcttttCAAATTGCATGATTTCAAACTGACGTCAGACAAAGAATTTTGGGAACTGAACCATCTTTGGTTTCTTGTGTTGCAGCAGAGCTCGTTACAGATTTATCTGAAGAGCAGGAATGGGCCCATAGAAGTCTACCTATGTCCAGAGGAGGGACTTGAAGATGCCAGCCCCGTTAAGAGCATGGTCACCCCAAAGAAGGAATGCCCGGACAACATAGACCCGCCGTCGGCCACCTTACTGGCCCAACAGAGCTACAGCGTCAAAAAGGAGACAGTTGAATGTAAGCTTGTGATTCTGCAGGATCATGTTTTGCATTACAGGATCTTGACTTCCTTTCATACACAGGAAATGTACTTAGAATCAGTCAGGACCTGGTTTTCTCATGAGTGATCTGATCACAGAGGACAtgtctctgttttatttttgatctAAAGTGTGTCTCCATATGCCGAATGCTCACTTGTGATCAGATATGAGTCATTTTTTCAGTTTGGGAACAAACACGTAGCCTTCGTCACACAGCCAGCCGCCTGCTGAGCAACATACAGGACATCAGTAGAAAAGCATGGCAACAGAACAACTGAGGgctttttacatttgtttttcttgcaCCACTCTAGGCAAACTACACAGTGTGTAATTGAAGCGTAACTGTAGCTGGAAGTCATTTGCCCACGACTGATACCGTTACTTTCTTTTGCCATGTTTATTGTTACGGACGCCATTTTAGCTCAAACACGGCCAGTACGCCCGGTggtcttcatgttcatgttgctgtgttcacactgaCCCAAGTGAGCCGCACTCATGCCCTAAGCTAAATATTCTCACTGCAAAAAGCTACTAAAGAagcaaaagcaaacaaaagaaatcacGTATTCTAAACAACTGGAATATTCCGGAATGGTTCCAATAATTTACATTTACTGGGCTGAGCTAGTTGAATTGATGAGCTTTCCTCAGTTGTCAAGTTAAATCAAACTTAAACCTACATGCTTGTATGAAAACAGAGAACTAGAAGTTAAAGGAGCATCACAATAATGAGGTGGCACCATCTTACATTTAACAGTTAAACACTAATATTATAGATCAAATCTACGTGTTGTCCTTGGACACAAATAGTGAGGCTTCAGTAGTCCTGATGAAATGTGCAGGATTGTAATAATTAACTGAGCGAGGAATCCAGAGAGtaaatattcaattttatttggatCATATATGATTGTTTTAACAAAAAGACTGAAAACTGTTAATTCTAACTTAATTCCCTTGTTATAGAGTTAACATGCAGCTTAGCAAATGCTTAGTCTATTACTGTTAATTCCCTGATTAATCATCATGTAAAGTTGGAGAACTCTAGTggtaaaagacaaaaactgaaACTCTAGCGGTTTCATTCTTACTGGTCTGTAGAGGAAAGGCTGAGAACATGCTCACAGTAACAACTTTATTGCCTGTAATACATCCAGGGGGACATGTGCAACAACATATTCATAAGGCTCCAGTCCACTGTGCTTGTACATCAAAAAAACATCCTTGGTGAGCAGAGCTATGATGCTTTAGTCTCTGCAGAACTCAACATAAGAGAAAAATGTTTTCTGTGCTTGGTGCATGCTGTTCACTTGGATTCTCCtttttaaagaaattatttttttatgcctGTAACACAAAAAAACCAACCCAAAAAACATCCCACTGAATATTTAAACTATATCAGATAAGTGCATGGTCCTTCAGTGTAGCCCAGGACACAACTGTGTTCAAATGTTCTCATTTCTAAATGAAAGCTGAGTGATCCGACCTGAAAGTGACCTTATAGCTCTGCTGCCAACTTGTGATTGTATCATTCAGGAAGCAGCTTGCACCAGATCTGGATATGAACTAGTTTTGATTGCACCTACACAGTGATCTACCACTGAGCGTCCATCATTAGGTGGTCATTTTGTGAGCATTCAGCCAATGAACTCAATTGTTGTACAATAAACAATACTATGAAATAGCATTTTATAGTcttccagacaaagaggggtagcaataAACAGATAATTACCGCATACAATCTTCTAAAGAGCTGAAGAAAGGAGGTGATTAGTGTAGTTTTATATGAAAACTGGAGGCAAAGGTTAGCCCCTTCACTTGCCTCTGTGCAAAGGTCAAAGATGTGCCTAACAGCACCACTAAAGCAGAAGGTGCAAATCATTTTTTGATGTtttatcagaggtgtcaaaagtattcacattcattactcaggtagaagtatagatactagagtttaaaaatactcctgtagaagttgaagtatcaactcaagttttttactcaagtaaaagtataaaagtactggtttcaaaactacttaaagtataaaagtaaaagtaatgtaagggggaaaaaagccattaaggacaaaagccattgaaaatgaatgcatcttagtataatgcaaatatatcaaagaaccatatatgtgtactattgagcattaacgtgtgtttcagagagcagaagatatgatgactagttgcctataagtattgtaatggtgcaaaaagtcaaacttcagaggcatgttgtcatttatcctaacctttattggaatgtacatccaagtttagttgcaggaatctgagggaacggatgtaagaacaaaactggacaaggacatctgaaacaaccacaaccaaattcactctatccggatggagcaatttaactggatagtttttttttaaaggccgaaatgaaatagagtaacgaggctgtttttaaaatgtaaggagtaaaaagtacagatgattgtgtgaaaatgt is a window of Cololabis saira isolate AMF1-May2022 chromosome 16, fColSai1.1, whole genome shotgun sequence DNA encoding:
- the e2f2 gene encoding transcription factor E2F2 isoform X1, producing the protein MMRMKGVSPAGLSSCPPHKMRLLSGAAAAKSEPFPGMSSPPMHTVPAGYFTQICNTAAAEQRACNSLYSTPHGPEAKPVRSSSGRLPAKRKLDLEDPLYLPEFRTPKGKGSLAARIPSPLTPKSPGERTRYDTSLGLLTKKFVGLIAESPDGVLDLNWATEILEVQKRRIYDITNVLEGVQLIRKKSKNNIQWLVGDVFEGGSSGGEKACALRRELGELERAERSLDDLIQSSTAQLKQLTEYKDNQRLGYVTYQDIRSIASLRDQTVIAVKAPAETKLEVPDNAGQSSLQIYLKSRNGPIEVYLCPEEGLEDASPVKSMVTPKKECPDNIDPPSATLLAQQSYSVKKETVESNISASAPAPSSACSSSSTLLDVEGLLGLPPSLLQITEDQLPCTSFCSDPNTPFVSFSPPLDHDDYLWSLEDNEGVSDFFDSYDLGDLLKS
- the e2f2 gene encoding transcription factor E2F2 isoform X2, which gives rise to MMRMKGVSPAGLSSCPPHKMRLLSGAAAAKSEPFPGMSSPPMHTVPAGYFTQICNTAAAEQRACNSLYSTPHGPEAKPVRSSSGRLPAKRKLDLEDPLYLPEFRTPKGKGSLAARIPSPLTPKSPGERTRYDTSLGLLTKKFVGLIAESPDGVLDLNWATEILEVQKRRIYDITNVLEGVQLIRKKSKNNIQWLVGDVFEGGSSGGEKACALRRELGELERAERSLDDLIQSSTAQLKQLTEYKDNQRLGYVTYQDIRSIASLRDQTVIAVKAPAETKLEVPDNAGSSLQIYLKSRNGPIEVYLCPEEGLEDASPVKSMVTPKKECPDNIDPPSATLLAQQSYSVKKETVESNISASAPAPSSACSSSSTLLDVEGLLGLPPSLLQITEDQLPCTSFCSDPNTPFVSFSPPLDHDDYLWSLEDNEGVSDFFDSYDLGDLLKS